Proteins encoded together in one Planctomyces sp. SH-PL14 window:
- a CDS encoding TfoX/Sxy family protein, with the protein MPYSQSLAGRTRDLLAGRRDIEEKRMFGGIVFLLNGNMLVGIWKDSIIARLGAEEAEAALQEPDVGPFDITGKPMKNWVLVGPDGVDTDEQLRSWIDRAERFVWTLPAK; encoded by the coding sequence ATGCCCTACAGCCAGTCCCTCGCCGGCCGCACGCGCGATCTTCTGGCTGGCCGCCGCGACATCGAAGAGAAGCGGATGTTCGGCGGGATCGTGTTCCTGCTGAACGGGAACATGCTCGTCGGGATCTGGAAGGACTCGATCATCGCCCGCCTCGGCGCGGAAGAAGCCGAGGCAGCACTCCAGGAGCCGGACGTCGGCCCCTTCGACATCACAGGCAAGCCGATGAAGAACTGGGTCCTGGTCGGACCGGACGGTGTCGACACCGACGAGCAGCTCCGGTCGTGGATCGACCGGGCCGAGCGGTTCGTCTGGACGTTGCCGGCCAAGTAG